In Janibacter sp. CX7, a single genomic region encodes these proteins:
- a CDS encoding PD-(D/E)XK nuclease family protein — MTPSISPSRAADFKQCPLLYRFRSIDRLDEAPSPAAARGTLVHAVLEELFDLPAAERTPEAAVGLLPGRWQALVDDRPELAQMILDDAALTEESWFAEAAKLVERWFTLEDPSRLEPSRREVKVEVEVDGLTLRGIIDRVDVAPTGEVRIVDYKTGRSPSERFEGKALFQMKFYGLVHWRTTGRVPDLLQLVYLRDGQVIRYVPDEADLLALERNVRAVWQAIEQATATGDFRPNPSRLCSWCDFKALCPAFGGTPPPLPPSRATEETTDAARP, encoded by the coding sequence GTGACCCCGAGCATCTCGCCGTCGCGGGCGGCCGACTTCAAGCAGTGCCCGCTGCTCTACCGCTTCCGCTCGATCGACCGGCTCGACGAGGCGCCGTCACCGGCGGCGGCCAGGGGCACCCTCGTGCACGCCGTGCTCGAGGAGCTCTTCGACCTGCCCGCGGCCGAGCGCACCCCGGAGGCTGCTGTCGGGCTGCTGCCTGGCCGGTGGCAGGCGCTCGTCGACGACCGGCCCGAGCTCGCCCAGATGATCCTCGACGATGCAGCCCTCACCGAGGAGTCGTGGTTCGCCGAGGCGGCGAAGCTCGTCGAGCGGTGGTTCACCCTCGAGGACCCCTCGAGGCTCGAGCCGTCTCGACGTGAGGTCAAGGTCGAGGTCGAGGTGGACGGGCTGACCCTGCGCGGCATCATCGACCGGGTCGACGTGGCGCCGACGGGCGAGGTGCGCATCGTCGACTACAAGACCGGCCGCTCCCCCTCCGAGCGCTTCGAGGGCAAGGCGCTCTTCCAGATGAAGTTCTACGGCCTCGTGCACTGGCGCACCACGGGACGGGTGCCGGACCTGCTCCAGCTCGTCTACCTGCGCGACGGCCAGGTCATCCGCTACGTCCCCGACGAGGCCGACCTGCTGGCCCTGGAGCGCAACGTGCGCGCCGTGTGGCAGGCGATCGAGCAGGCCACGGCCACCGGCGACTTCCGGCCCAACCCGTCGCGGCTGTGCAGCTGGTGCGACTTCAAGGCGCTGTGCCCGGCCTTCGGCGGGACACCGCCGCCTCTCCCCCCTTCGCGTGCGACGGAGGAGACCACGGACGCCGCGCGACCCTAG
- a CDS encoding HAD family phosphatase, whose product MSTEPAALPAAVLWDMDGTLVDTEPYWITAEHELVEEFGGTWTHELAVQLVGNPLLVSAQFILDNSPVDLPAEEVVHRLQSRVVEQIAQEVPWRPGARELLAACRELDIPQALVTMSWTDLAGAVVEATESGSFGLMVTGDLVTHGKPHPEPYATAAEKLGVHPAACIAIEDSPTGVRSATAAGVPTLAVPHIVEIPDIPGSVRVDTLAGLTPFDLVPLALGEVARP is encoded by the coding sequence GTGAGCACCGAGCCCGCCGCCCTGCCCGCCGCCGTCCTGTGGGACATGGACGGCACCCTCGTCGACACCGAGCCCTACTGGATCACCGCCGAGCACGAGCTCGTCGAGGAGTTCGGCGGTACGTGGACCCACGAGCTGGCCGTCCAGCTCGTCGGCAACCCGCTCCTCGTCTCCGCGCAGTTCATCCTCGACAACTCGCCCGTCGACCTGCCCGCCGAGGAGGTCGTCCACCGGCTGCAGTCCCGGGTCGTCGAGCAGATCGCCCAGGAGGTGCCGTGGCGCCCCGGCGCACGTGAGCTGCTCGCCGCGTGCCGTGAGCTCGACATCCCGCAGGCGCTCGTGACGATGTCGTGGACCGACCTCGCCGGTGCCGTCGTCGAGGCCACCGAGTCGGGCTCCTTCGGCCTCATGGTCACCGGTGACCTCGTGACCCACGGCAAGCCGCACCCCGAGCCCTATGCCACCGCTGCGGAGAAGCTCGGCGTGCACCCGGCAGCCTGCATCGCCATCGAGGACTCGCCGACCGGCGTGCGCTCCGCGACGGCTGCCGGCGTGCCGACGCTCGCCGTGCCGCACATCGTCGAGATCCCGGACATCCCGGGCTCGGTCCGCGTCGACACGCTCGCCGGGCTCACCCCCTTCGACCTGGTGCCGCTGGCACTGGGGGAGGTCGCGCGGCCCTAG
- a CDS encoding PAC2 family protein: MIEIEDLPELHDPVMICAFEGWNDAGEAASRAIEHLGSLWDAETVAAIDPEDYYDFQVTRPRVINQGQGRGIHWNTTRILLASPDSLGRDVLLVTGIEPSFRWRAFTTELLDLAAANGVTTVITLGALLADVAHSRPIPVVCTSEDEAVAYKHDLEPARYEGPTGITGVVADGAHQAEMVSISAWASVPHYTSQVPCPKASLALLSQLEDLLDTVIDHGDLEEEAQAWERGVDELASTDEDVAEYVSALESAQDTSELPEASGDAIAKEFERYLRRRGDGTDNPA; this comes from the coding sequence GTGATCGAGATCGAGGACCTGCCCGAGCTGCACGACCCGGTGATGATCTGCGCCTTCGAGGGCTGGAACGACGCCGGCGAGGCTGCCTCCCGGGCGATCGAGCACCTCGGGAGTCTGTGGGACGCCGAGACCGTCGCGGCCATCGACCCGGAGGACTACTACGACTTCCAGGTGACCCGCCCGCGGGTGATCAACCAGGGTCAGGGGCGCGGCATCCACTGGAACACCACGCGCATCCTGCTGGCCTCCCCCGACAGCCTCGGGCGCGACGTCCTGCTCGTCACCGGCATCGAGCCCTCCTTCCGGTGGCGTGCTTTCACCACCGAGCTGCTCGACCTCGCCGCGGCCAACGGCGTCACGACCGTCATCACCCTCGGTGCCCTGCTCGCGGACGTCGCCCACTCCCGGCCCATCCCCGTCGTGTGCACGAGCGAGGACGAGGCGGTCGCCTACAAGCACGACCTCGAGCCCGCCCGCTACGAGGGCCCCACCGGCATCACGGGCGTCGTGGCCGACGGGGCCCACCAGGCGGAGATGGTCTCGATCTCGGCCTGGGCGAGCGTGCCGCACTACACCTCTCAGGTCCCGTGCCCCAAGGCCTCGCTCGCCCTGCTCAGCCAGCTCGAGGACCTGCTCGACACGGTCATCGACCACGGTGACCTCGAGGAGGAGGCGCAGGCCTGGGAGCGCGGCGTCGACGAGCTGGCCAGCACCGACGAGGACGTCGCCGAGTACGTCTCGGCCCTCGAGAGCGCGCAGGACACGTCCGAGCTGCCCGAGGCGAGCGGCGACGCGATCGCCAAGGAGTTCGAGCGCTACCTGCGTCGTCGCGGCGACGGCACCGACAACCCCGCCTGA
- the mshC gene encoding cysteine--1-D-myo-inosityl 2-amino-2-deoxy-alpha-D-glucopyranoside ligase, whose amino-acid sequence MRAWPAPHLPVVPGEPISLRLHDVARGEVAPVEPEGTASLYVCGVTPYDTTHMGHAATYVTFDVVGRALRDGGRAVTYVQNVTDVDDPLFERAARDGVDWRDLGSDQIALFLEDMTALGVIPPDHFMGVMESMPTIIAAVQRLVALGVTYEVVEDGVRDTYLDLAAAGGLGELSHLDRETMLAFSAERGGDPQRPGKRDPLDPMLWRGERQGEPAWDAGELGRGRPGWHIECTAIAMEHLGDHVDVQGGGTDLVFPHHEMSVVQAEAITGERPFARHTAHQAMVAYDGEKMSKSKGNLVRVSTLRSEGVDPMAIRLVLLAHHYRGEWEWTAEDLTRAQERLEHWRAGLSTDGGPDATATIAAIREAVADDLDTPTALRAVDAWAEQSLAGPGEVRSAPGELARAIDALLGIRL is encoded by the coding sequence GTGAGAGCCTGGCCTGCACCCCACCTGCCCGTCGTCCCCGGAGAGCCGATCTCCCTTCGCCTCCACGACGTGGCCCGGGGCGAGGTGGCCCCCGTCGAGCCCGAGGGCACGGCGAGTCTCTACGTGTGCGGCGTGACGCCCTACGACACGACGCACATGGGGCACGCGGCCACCTACGTCACCTTCGACGTCGTCGGTCGCGCGCTGCGCGACGGTGGGCGCGCGGTGACCTACGTGCAAAATGTCACCGACGTCGACGACCCGCTCTTCGAGCGGGCCGCGCGCGACGGGGTCGACTGGCGTGACCTCGGCAGCGACCAGATCGCCCTCTTCCTCGAGGACATGACCGCACTCGGCGTCATCCCGCCGGACCACTTCATGGGCGTCATGGAGTCGATGCCGACGATCATCGCCGCGGTCCAGCGGCTCGTCGCGCTCGGGGTGACCTACGAGGTCGTCGAGGACGGCGTCCGCGACACCTACCTCGACCTGGCCGCCGCCGGCGGACTGGGCGAGCTGAGCCACCTCGACCGCGAGACGATGCTCGCCTTCTCCGCCGAGCGCGGCGGCGACCCCCAGCGCCCCGGCAAGCGCGACCCGCTCGACCCGATGCTCTGGCGCGGCGAGCGTCAGGGCGAGCCCGCCTGGGACGCAGGCGAGCTCGGCCGGGGGCGTCCCGGCTGGCACATCGAGTGCACGGCGATCGCCATGGAGCACCTCGGTGACCACGTCGACGTCCAGGGCGGCGGGACCGACCTCGTCTTCCCGCACCACGAGATGTCGGTCGTCCAGGCCGAGGCGATCACGGGGGAGCGGCCCTTCGCCCGGCACACGGCGCACCAGGCGATGGTCGCCTACGACGGCGAGAAGATGAGCAAGTCCAAGGGCAACCTCGTGCGGGTGTCGACCCTGCGCTCGGAGGGCGTCGACCCGATGGCGATCCGCCTCGTCCTGCTGGCGCACCACTACCGCGGTGAGTGGGAGTGGACGGCCGAGGACCTCACCCGCGCCCAGGAGCGCCTCGAGCACTGGCGCGCCGGGCTCTCCACCGATGGTGGCCCCGATGCGACCGCGACCATTGCCGCGATCCGCGAGGCCGTCGCCGACGACCTGGACACCCCCACCGCGCTGCGGGCGGTCGACGCCTGGGCCGAGCAGTCGCTCGCGGGCCCGGGCGAGGTGCGCTCCGCGCCCGGCGAGCTGGCGCGGGCGATCGACGCCCTCCTCGGCATCCGCCTCTGA